The following coding sequences lie in one Arabidopsis thaliana chromosome 3, partial sequence genomic window:
- the CYP72A10 gene encoding cytochrome P450, family 72, subfamily A, polypeptide 10: MRGGNIHIHTFFETISLLWERKMEISVACVTVSVVVVVVSWWVWRTLQWVWFKPKMLESYLRRQGLAGTPYTPLIGDLKRNVNMLTEATSKPIKLTEDITPRVLPHPFQMLKTHGRTFFTWLGPKPTITIMDPELIKEVFNKVYDYPKAQTFLLGRLIATGIINYDGDKWAKHRRIINPAFHIEKIKNMVPAFHQSCSDVVGEWSKLVSDKGSSSCEVDVWPWLVSMTGDVISRTAFGSSYKEGQRIFELQAELVHLILQAFWKVYIPGYRYLPTKSNRRMKAAAREIQVILKGIVNKRLRAREAGKAAPNDDLLGILLESNLGQAKGNGMSTEDVMEECKLFYFAGQETTSVLLVWAMVLLSHHQDWQARAREEVKQVFGDKEPDTECLSQLKVMTMILYEVLRLYPPVTHLTRAIDKEMKLGDLTLPAGVHISLPIMLVQRDPMLWGTDAAEFKPERFKDGLSKATKSQVSFFPFAWGPRICIGQNFAMLEAKMAMALILQTFTFELSPSYVHAPQTVVTIHPQFGAHLILRKL, encoded by the exons atgagGGGTGGTAATATCCATATCCATACCTTCTTCGAAactatctctcttctctggGAGAGAAAAATGGAGATATCAGTTGCATGCGTAACAGTTTCTGTAGTTGTAGTTGTTGTGTCATGGTGGGTATGGAGAACTTTACAGTGGGTTTGGTTTAAACCAAAGATGCTTGAAAGTTACTTGAGAAGACAAGGTCTTGCCGGAACTCCTTACACACCTCTTATCGGTGATTTGAAGAGGAACGTCAACATGTTGACGGAGGCAACATCCAAACCCATCAAACTAACCGAAGATATCACACCTCGTGTCCTGCCTCATCCCTTCCAAATGCTCAAGACTCACG GAAGGACTTTCTTTACATGGCTTGGACCCAAACCAACCATCACCATAATGGATCCAGAGCTAATCAAAGAAGTGTTCAACAAAGTTTATGATTATCCGAAGGCGCAAACGTTTCTTTTGGGCAGACTAATAGCCACTGGAATCATTAATTACGATGGTGATAAATGGGCGAAACACCGAAGAATCATCAACCCTGCTTTTCATATAGAGAAGATCAAG AATATGGTACCTGCGTTCCACCAGAGCTGCAGCGATGTTGTTGGCGAATGGAGCAAGTTAGTGTCGGATAAAGGGTCGTCGTCCTGTGAGGTAGACGTTTGGCCTTGGCTTGTGAGTATGACTGGAGATGTGATCTCTCGTACTGCTTTTGGCAGCAGCTACAAAGAAGGGCAGAGGATCTTTGAGCTACAAGCAGAACTAGTACATCTCATCTTACAAGCTTTTTGGAAAGTTTACATCCCTGGATATCG TTATCTCCCTACGAAGAGTAATAGAAGGATGAAAGCAGCAGCTAGAGAAATCCAAGTTATACTGAAAGGGATCGTTAACAAAAGGTTAAGGGCGAGAGAAGCTGGGAAAGCAGCACCAAACGACGATTTGTTGGGAATACTTCTTGAATCAAATTTGGGGCAAGCCAAAGGAAATGGAATGAGTACTGAGGATGTGATGGAGGAGTGCAAGTTGTTCTATTTCGCCGGGCAAGAGACAACTTCGGTACTTCTGGTCTGGGCAATGGTGCTGTTAAGCCACCACCAAGATTGGCAGGCTCGTGCACGAGAGGAAGTGAAGCAAGTTTTTGGCGATAAAGAACCTGATACAGAATGTCTTAGCCAGCTCAAAGTT ATGACAATGATATTATATGAGGTTCTCAGGCTATATCCTCCTGTAACTCACCTGACCCGAGCGATTGACAAAGAGATGAAGCTAGGTGACTTGACACTACCAGCCGGTGTTCATATCAGTCTACCTATAATGCTAGTCCAACGCGACCCCATGCTGTGGGGTACTGATGCAGCAGAATTTAAGCCTGAGAGATTCAAAGACGGTCTTTCAAAGGCAACAAAGAGCCAAGTCTCCTTCTTTCCATTTGCATGGGGACCGAGGATATGCATCGGCCAGAATTTTGCCATGTTAGAGGCAAAGATGGCAATGGCGTTGATTCTACAGACATTCACCTTCGAGCTTTCTCCTTCCTATGTTCATGCGCCTCAAACAGTCGTTACCATTCACCCGCAGTTCGGTGCACATCTTATTCTGCGCAAGCTATAA
- the CYP72A13 gene encoding cytochrome P450, family 72, subfamily A, polypeptide 13, producing MEISVASVTVSVAVVVVSWWVWRTLQRVWLKPKMLESYLRRQGLAGTPYTPLVGDLKRNFSMLAEARSKPINLTDDITPRIVPYPLQMLKTHGRTFFTWFGPIPTITIMDPEQIKEVFNKVYDFQKAHTFPLGRLIAAGLVSYDGDKWTKHRRIINPAFHLEKIKNMVPAFHQSCSEIVGEWDKLVTDKQSSCEVDIWPWLVSMTADVISRTAFGSSYKEGQRIFELQAELAQLIIQAFRKAIIPGYRYFPTKGNRRMKAAAREIKFILRGIVNKRLRAREAGEAPSDDLLGILLESNLGQTKGNGMSTEELMEECKLFYFAGQETTTVLLVWTMVLLSQHQDWQARAREEVKQVFGDKEPDAEGLNQLKVVSKPNQKPSSDVSSFVALKLKI from the exons ATGGAGATATCAGTTGCATCGGTAACAGTTTCTGTAGCTGTAGTTGTTGTGTCATGGTGGGTATGGAGAACTTTACAGCGGGTTTGGCTTAAACCAAAGATGCTTGAGAGTTACCTGAGAAGACAAGGTCTTGCCGGAACTCCTTACACGCCTCTTGTCGGTGATTTGAAGAGAAATTTTAGCATGCTGGCTGAGGCAAGATCCAAACCCATCAACCTAACAGATGATATCACACCACGTATCGTGCCTTATCCGTTGCAAATGCTCAAGACTCATG GGAGGACTTTCTTTACATGGTTTGGACCCATACCAACAATCACCATAATGGATCCTGAGCAAATCAAAGAAGTGTTCAACAAAGTTTATGATTTCCAGAAGGCACATACGTTTCCTCTGGGCAGATTAATAGCGGCTGGACTCGTTAGTTATGATGGTGATAAATGGACAAAACACCGAAGAATCATCAACCCGGCTTTCCACCTTGAGAAGATCAAA AATATGGTACCTGCGTTCCACCAGAGCTGCAGCGAGATTGTTGGCGAATGGGACAAGTTAGTGACGGATAAACAGTCATCCTGTGAGGTGGATATTTGGCCTTGGCTTGTGAGTATGACTGCAGATGTGATCTCCCGTACTGCATTTGGCAGCAGCTACAAAGAAGGGCAGAGGATATTTGAGCTCCAAGCGGAATTAGCACAGCTCATCATTCAAGCTTTTCGGAAAGCTATTATCCCTGGATATCG TTATTTCCCTACAAAGGGTAATAGAAGGATGAAAGCAGCAGCtagagaaatcaaatttatacTGAGAGGGATCGTTAACAAAAGGCTTAGGGCAAGAGAAGCTGGGGAAGCACCAAGTGACGATTTGCTGGGTATACTTCTTGAATCGAATTTGGGACAAACAAAAGGAAATGGAATGAGTACCGAGGAACTGATGGAGGAGTGCAAGTTGTTCTATTTCGCTGGGCAAGAGACTACTACAGTACTTCTGGTTTGGACAATGGTGTTGTTAAGCCAACACCAAGATTGGCAGGCTCGTgcaagagaagaagtgaagcAAGTTTTTGGCGATAAAGAACCTGATGCAGAAGGCTTGAACCAGCTCAAAGTTGTAagtaaaccgaaccaaaaacCTTCAAGTGACGTGAGTTCTTTTGTTGCATTGAAGCTGAAAATTTGA
- the CYP72A11 gene encoding cytochrome P450, family 72, subfamily A, polypeptide 11 (''cytochrome P450, family 72, subfamily A, polypeptide 11'' (CYP72A11); FUNCTIONS IN: electron carrier activity, monooxygenase activity, iron ion binding, oxygen binding, heme binding; INVOLVED IN: oxidation reduction; LOCATED IN: endomembrane system; EXPRESSED IN: 22 plant structures; EXPRESSED DURING: 13 growth stages; CONTAINS InterPro DOMAIN/s: Cytochrome P450 (InterPro:IPR001128), Cytochrome P450, E-class, group I (InterPro:IPR002401); BEST Arabidopsis thaliana protein match is: cytochrome P450, family 72, subfamily A, polypeptide 15 (TAIR:AT3G14690.1); Has 31600 Blast hits to 31456 proteins in 1608 species: Archae - 67; Bacteria - 4692; Metazoa - 11270; Fungi - 6107; Plants - 8058; Viruses - 3; Other Eukaryotes - 1403 (source: NCBI BLink).), translated as MEISVASVTVSVAVVVVSWWVWRTLQWVWFKPKMLESYLRRQGLAGTPYTPLVGDLKKNFSMRAEARSKPINLTDDITPRIVPYPLQMLKTHGRTFFTWFGAIPTITIMDPEQITEVLNKVYDFQKAHTFPLGRLIATGVLSYDGDKWAKHRRIINPAFHLEKIKNMVPAFHQSCSEIVCKWDKLVSDKESSCEVDVWPGLVSMTADVISRTAFGSSCVEGQRIFELQAELAQLIIQTVRKAFIPGYSYLPTKGNRRMKAKAREIQVILRGIVNKRLRAREAGEAPNDDLLGILLESNLGQTKGNGMSTEDLMEECKLFYFVGQETTSVLLVWTMVLLSQHQDWQARAREEVKQVFGDKEPDAEGLNQLKVMTMILYEVLRLYPPIPQLSRAIHKEMELGDLTLPGGVLINLPILLVQRDTELWGNDAGEFKPDRFKDGLSKATKNQASFFPFAWGSRICIGQNFALLEAKMAMALILQRFSFELSPSYVHAPYTVFTIHPQFGAPLIMHKL; from the exons ATGGAGATATCAGTTGCATCGGTAACAGTTTCTGTAGCTGTAGTTGTTGTGTCGTGGTGGGTATGGAGAACTTTACAGTGGGTTTGGTTTAAACCAAAGATGCTTGAGAGTTACCTGAGAAGACAAGGTCTTGCTGGAACTCCTTACACGCCTCTTGTCGgtgatttgaagaagaattttAGCATGCGGGCTGAGGCAAGATCCAAACCCATCAACCTAACGGATGATATCACACCACGTATCGTACCTTATCCGTTGCAAATGCTCAAGACTCATG GGAGGACTTTCTTTACATGGTTTGGAGCCATACCAACAATCACCATAATGGATCCTGAGCAAATCACAGAAGTGCTCAACAAAGTTTATGATTTCCAGAAGGCACATACGTTTCCTCTGGGCAGATTAATAGCCACTGGAGTCCTTAGTTATGATGGTGATAAATGGGCGAAACACCGAAGAATCATCAACCCGGCTTTCCACCTTGAGAAGATCAAG AATATGGTACCTGCGTTCCACCAGAGCTGCAGCGAGATTGTTTGCAAATGGGACAAGTTAGTGTCGGATAAAGAGTCATCATGTGAGGTAGATGTTTGGCCTGGGCTTGTGAGTATGACTGCAGATGTGATCTCCCGTACTGCTTTTGGCAGCAGCTGCGTAGAAGGGCAGAGGATATTTGAGCTCCAAGCAGAACTAGCACAGCTCATCATTCAAACGGTTAGGAAAGCTTTCATCCCTGGATATAG TTATCTCCCAACAAAAGGTAACAGAAGGATGAAAGCAAAAGCAAGAGAAATCCAAGTTATACTGAGAGGGATCGTTAACAAAAGGTTAAGGGCCAGAGAAGCTGGTGAAGCACCAAACGACGATTTACTGGGAATACTTCTTGAATCGAATTTGGGGCAAACGAAAGGAAACGGAATGAGTACCGAGGATCTGATGGAGGAGTGCAAGTTGTTCTATTTCGTCGGGCAAGAGACAACATCAGTACTTCTGGTTTGGACAATGGTTCTGTTAAGTCAACACCAAGATTGGCAGGCTCGTGCACGAGAAGAAGTGAAGCAAGTGTTTGGCGATAAAGAACCTGATGCAGAAGGACTCAACCAGCTCAAAGTT ATGACGATGATATTATATGAGGTCCTTAGGCTATATCCTCCAATACCTCAGCTGAGCAGAGCCATTCACAAAGAGATGGAGCTTGGAGATCTGACACTACCAGGCGGCGTTCTGATCAATCTACCTATCCTTCTAGTCCAACGCGACACGGAGCTGTGGGGAAACGATGCAGGAGAGTTCAAGCCAGATAGATTCAAAGACGGTCTCTCAAAGGCAACAAAGAACCAAGCCTCCTTCTTTCCTTTTGCGTGGGGATCGAGGATCTGCATTGGCCAGAATTTTGCATTGCTTGAGGCAAAGATGGCAATGGCATTGATACTCCAGAGATTCTCCTTTGAGCTTTCTCCTTCCTATGTTCACGCACCTTACACAGTCTTCACCATTCACCCACAGTTCGGTGCTCCTCTTATCATGCACAAGCTCTAA
- the CYP72A13 gene encoding cytochrome P450, family 72, subfamily A, polypeptide 13, with translation MYVCPFGSEPICVLCFYVQNMVPAFHQSCSEIVGEWDKLVTDKQSSCEVDIWPWLVSMTADVISRTAFGSSYKEGQRIFELQAELAQLIIQAFRKAIIPGYRYFPTKGNRRMKAAAREIKFILRGIVNKRLRAREAGEAPSDDLLGILLESNLGQTKGNGMSTEELMEECKLFYFAGQETTTVLLVWTMVLLSQHQDWQARAREEVKQVFGDKEPDAEGLNQLKVMTMILYEVLRLYPPVVQLTRAIHKEMQLGDLTLPGGVQISLPILLIQRDRELWGNDAGEFKPDRFKDGLSKATKNQVSFFPFAWGPRICIGQNFALLEAKMAMTLILRKFSFELSPSYVHAPYTVLTTHPQFGAPLILHKL, from the exons ATGTATGTATGTCCATTTGGTTCTGAACCAATTTGTGTCCTCTGCTTTTATGTACAGAATATGGTACCTGCGTTCCACCAGAGCTGCAGCGAGATTGTTGGCGAATGGGACAAGTTAGTGACGGATAAACAGTCATCCTGTGAGGTGGATATTTGGCCTTGGCTTGTGAGTATGACTGCAGATGTGATCTCCCGTACTGCATTTGGCAGCAGCTACAAAGAAGGGCAGAGGATATTTGAGCTCCAAGCGGAATTAGCACAGCTCATCATTCAAGCTTTTCGGAAAGCTATTATCCCTGGATATCG TTATTTCCCTACAAAGGGTAATAGAAGGATGAAAGCAGCAGCtagagaaatcaaatttatacTGAGAGGGATCGTTAACAAAAGGCTTAGGGCAAGAGAAGCTGGGGAAGCACCAAGTGACGATTTGCTGGGTATACTTCTTGAATCGAATTTGGGACAAACAAAAGGAAATGGAATGAGTACCGAGGAACTGATGGAGGAGTGCAAGTTGTTCTATTTCGCTGGGCAAGAGACTACTACAGTACTTCTGGTTTGGACAATGGTGTTGTTAAGCCAACACCAAGATTGGCAGGCTCGTgcaagagaagaagtgaagcAAGTTTTTGGCGATAAAGAACCTGATGCAGAAGGCTTGAACCAGCTCAAAGTT ATGACGATGATATTATATGAAGTCCTTAGGCTATATCCTCCAGTAGTCCAGCTGACCCGAGCCATTCACAAAGAGATGCAGCTAGGTGACCTGACACTACCAGGCGGCGTTCAGATAAGTCTACCAATTCTGCTAATCCAACGCGACAGGGAGCTGTGGGGAAACGATGCAGGGGAGTTCAAGCCAGATAGATTCAAAGACGGTCTCTCAAAGGCAACAAAGAACCAAGTCTCCTTCTTTCCTTTTGCGTGGGGACCGAGGATCTGCATTGGCCAAAATTTTGCACTGCTTGAGGCAAAGATGGCAATGACACTGATTCTACGGAAATTCTCCTTTGAGCTTTCTCCTTCTTATGTTCACGCGCCTTACACAGTCCTCACTACTCACCCACAGTTCGGTGCTCCTCTTATCTTGCACAAGCTCTAA
- the CYP72A10 gene encoding cytochrome P450, family 72, subfamily A, polypeptide 10 (''cytochrome P450, family 72, subfamily A, polypeptide 10'' (CYP72A10); FUNCTIONS IN: electron carrier activity, monooxygenase activity, iron ion binding, oxygen binding, heme binding; INVOLVED IN: oxidation reduction; LOCATED IN: endomembrane system; EXPRESSED IN: 12 plant structures; EXPRESSED DURING: 8 growth stages; CONTAINS InterPro DOMAIN/s: Cytochrome P450 (InterPro:IPR001128), Cytochrome P450, E-class, group I (InterPro:IPR002401); BEST Arabidopsis thaliana protein match is: cytochrome P450, family 72, subfamily A, polypeptide 15 (TAIR:AT3G14690.1); Has 32136 Blast hits to 32015 proteins in 1625 species: Archae - 62; Bacteria - 4981; Metazoa - 11360; Fungi - 6183; Plants - 8149; Viruses - 3; Other Eukaryotes - 1398 (source: NCBI BLink).), with amino-acid sequence MEISVACVTVSVVVVVVSWWVWRTLQWVWFKPKMLESYLRRQGLAGTPYTPLIGDLKRNVNMLTEATSKPIKLTEDITPRVLPHPFQMLKTHGRTFFTWLGPKPTITIMDPELIKEVFNKVYDYPKAQTFLLGRLIATGIINYDGDKWAKHRRIINPAFHIEKIKNMVPAFHQSCSDVVGEWSKLVSDKGSSSCEVDVWPWLVSMTGDVISRTAFGSSYKEGQRIFELQAELVHLILQAFWKVYIPGYRYLPTKSNRRMKAAAREIQVILKGIVNKRLRAREAGKAAPNDDLLGILLESNLGQAKGNGMSTEDVMEECKLFYFAGQETTSVLLVWAMVLLSHHQDWQARAREEVKQVFGDKEPDTECLSQLKVMTMILYEVLRLYPPVTHLTRAIDKEMKLGDLTLPAGVHISLPIMLVQRDPMLWGTDAAEFKPERFKDGLSKATKSQVSFFPFAWGPRICIGQNFAMLEAKMAMALILQTFTFELSPSYVHAPQTVVTIHPQFGAHLILRKL; translated from the exons ATGGAGATATCAGTTGCATGCGTAACAGTTTCTGTAGTTGTAGTTGTTGTGTCATGGTGGGTATGGAGAACTTTACAGTGGGTTTGGTTTAAACCAAAGATGCTTGAAAGTTACTTGAGAAGACAAGGTCTTGCCGGAACTCCTTACACACCTCTTATCGGTGATTTGAAGAGGAACGTCAACATGTTGACGGAGGCAACATCCAAACCCATCAAACTAACCGAAGATATCACACCTCGTGTCCTGCCTCATCCCTTCCAAATGCTCAAGACTCACG GAAGGACTTTCTTTACATGGCTTGGACCCAAACCAACCATCACCATAATGGATCCAGAGCTAATCAAAGAAGTGTTCAACAAAGTTTATGATTATCCGAAGGCGCAAACGTTTCTTTTGGGCAGACTAATAGCCACTGGAATCATTAATTACGATGGTGATAAATGGGCGAAACACCGAAGAATCATCAACCCTGCTTTTCATATAGAGAAGATCAAG AATATGGTACCTGCGTTCCACCAGAGCTGCAGCGATGTTGTTGGCGAATGGAGCAAGTTAGTGTCGGATAAAGGGTCGTCGTCCTGTGAGGTAGACGTTTGGCCTTGGCTTGTGAGTATGACTGGAGATGTGATCTCTCGTACTGCTTTTGGCAGCAGCTACAAAGAAGGGCAGAGGATCTTTGAGCTACAAGCAGAACTAGTACATCTCATCTTACAAGCTTTTTGGAAAGTTTACATCCCTGGATATCG TTATCTCCCTACGAAGAGTAATAGAAGGATGAAAGCAGCAGCTAGAGAAATCCAAGTTATACTGAAAGGGATCGTTAACAAAAGGTTAAGGGCGAGAGAAGCTGGGAAAGCAGCACCAAACGACGATTTGTTGGGAATACTTCTTGAATCAAATTTGGGGCAAGCCAAAGGAAATGGAATGAGTACTGAGGATGTGATGGAGGAGTGCAAGTTGTTCTATTTCGCCGGGCAAGAGACAACTTCGGTACTTCTGGTCTGGGCAATGGTGCTGTTAAGCCACCACCAAGATTGGCAGGCTCGTGCACGAGAGGAAGTGAAGCAAGTTTTTGGCGATAAAGAACCTGATACAGAATGTCTTAGCCAGCTCAAAGTT ATGACAATGATATTATATGAGGTTCTCAGGCTATATCCTCCTGTAACTCACCTGACCCGAGCGATTGACAAAGAGATGAAGCTAGGTGACTTGACACTACCAGCCGGTGTTCATATCAGTCTACCTATAATGCTAGTCCAACGCGACCCCATGCTGTGGGGTACTGATGCAGCAGAATTTAAGCCTGAGAGATTCAAAGACGGTCTTTCAAAGGCAACAAAGAGCCAAGTCTCCTTCTTTCCATTTGCATGGGGACCGAGGATATGCATCGGCCAGAATTTTGCCATGTTAGAGGCAAAGATGGCAATGGCGTTGATTCTACAGACATTCACCTTCGAGCTTTCTCCTTCCTATGTTCATGCGCCTCAAACAGTCGTTACCATTCACCCGCAGTTCGGTGCACATCTTATTCTGCGCAAGCTATAA
- the CYP72A13 gene encoding cytochrome P450, family 72, subfamily A, polypeptide 13 (''cytochrome P450, family 72, subfamily A, polypeptide 13'' (CYP72A13); FUNCTIONS IN: electron carrier activity, monooxygenase activity, iron ion binding, oxygen binding, heme binding; INVOLVED IN: response to cyclopentenone; LOCATED IN: endomembrane system; EXPRESSED IN: 22 plant structures; EXPRESSED DURING: 13 growth stages; CONTAINS InterPro DOMAIN/s: Cytochrome P450 (InterPro:IPR001128), Cytochrome P450, E-class, group I (InterPro:IPR002401); BEST Arabidopsis thaliana protein match is: cytochrome P450, family 72, subfamily A, polypeptide 15 (TAIR:AT3G14690.1); Has 31786 Blast hits to 31657 proteins in 1619 species: Archae - 67; Bacteria - 4951; Metazoa - 11303; Fungi - 6022; Plants - 7953; Viruses - 3; Other Eukaryotes - 1487 (source: NCBI BLink).) — protein MEISVASVTVSVAVVVVSWWVWRTLQRVWLKPKMLESYLRRQGLAGTPYTPLVGDLKRNFSMLAEARSKPINLTDDITPRIVPYPLQMLKTHGRTFFTWFGPIPTITIMDPEQIKEVFNKVYDFQKAHTFPLGRLIAAGLVSYDGDKWTKHRRIINPAFHLEKIKNMVPAFHQSCSEIVGEWDKLVTDKQSSCEVDIWPWLVSMTADVISRTAFGSSYKEGQRIFELQAELAQLIIQAFRKAIIPGYRYFPTKGNRRMKAAAREIKFILRGIVNKRLRAREAGEAPSDDLLGILLESNLGQTKGNGMSTEELMEECKLFYFAGQETTTVLLVWTMVLLSQHQDWQARAREEVKQVFGDKEPDAEGLNQLKVMTMILYEVLRLYPPVVQLTRAIHKEMQLGDLTLPGGVQISLPILLIQRDRELWGNDAGEFKPDRFKDGLSKATKNQVSFFPFAWGPRICIGQNFALLEAKMAMTLILRKFSFELSPSYVHAPYTVLTTHPQFGAPLILHKL, from the exons ATGGAGATATCAGTTGCATCGGTAACAGTTTCTGTAGCTGTAGTTGTTGTGTCATGGTGGGTATGGAGAACTTTACAGCGGGTTTGGCTTAAACCAAAGATGCTTGAGAGTTACCTGAGAAGACAAGGTCTTGCCGGAACTCCTTACACGCCTCTTGTCGGTGATTTGAAGAGAAATTTTAGCATGCTGGCTGAGGCAAGATCCAAACCCATCAACCTAACAGATGATATCACACCACGTATCGTGCCTTATCCGTTGCAAATGCTCAAGACTCATG GGAGGACTTTCTTTACATGGTTTGGACCCATACCAACAATCACCATAATGGATCCTGAGCAAATCAAAGAAGTGTTCAACAAAGTTTATGATTTCCAGAAGGCACATACGTTTCCTCTGGGCAGATTAATAGCGGCTGGACTCGTTAGTTATGATGGTGATAAATGGACAAAACACCGAAGAATCATCAACCCGGCTTTCCACCTTGAGAAGATCAAA AATATGGTACCTGCGTTCCACCAGAGCTGCAGCGAGATTGTTGGCGAATGGGACAAGTTAGTGACGGATAAACAGTCATCCTGTGAGGTGGATATTTGGCCTTGGCTTGTGAGTATGACTGCAGATGTGATCTCCCGTACTGCATTTGGCAGCAGCTACAAAGAAGGGCAGAGGATATTTGAGCTCCAAGCGGAATTAGCACAGCTCATCATTCAAGCTTTTCGGAAAGCTATTATCCCTGGATATCG TTATTTCCCTACAAAGGGTAATAGAAGGATGAAAGCAGCAGCtagagaaatcaaatttatacTGAGAGGGATCGTTAACAAAAGGCTTAGGGCAAGAGAAGCTGGGGAAGCACCAAGTGACGATTTGCTGGGTATACTTCTTGAATCGAATTTGGGACAAACAAAAGGAAATGGAATGAGTACCGAGGAACTGATGGAGGAGTGCAAGTTGTTCTATTTCGCTGGGCAAGAGACTACTACAGTACTTCTGGTTTGGACAATGGTGTTGTTAAGCCAACACCAAGATTGGCAGGCTCGTgcaagagaagaagtgaagcAAGTTTTTGGCGATAAAGAACCTGATGCAGAAGGCTTGAACCAGCTCAAAGTT ATGACGATGATATTATATGAAGTCCTTAGGCTATATCCTCCAGTAGTCCAGCTGACCCGAGCCATTCACAAAGAGATGCAGCTAGGTGACCTGACACTACCAGGCGGCGTTCAGATAAGTCTACCAATTCTGCTAATCCAACGCGACAGGGAGCTGTGGGGAAACGATGCAGGGGAGTTCAAGCCAGATAGATTCAAAGACGGTCTCTCAAAGGCAACAAAGAACCAAGTCTCCTTCTTTCCTTTTGCGTGGGGACCGAGGATCTGCATTGGCCAAAATTTTGCACTGCTTGAGGCAAAGATGGCAATGACACTGATTCTACGGAAATTCTCCTTTGAGCTTTCTCCTTCTTATGTTCACGCGCCTTACACAGTCCTCACTACTCACCCACAGTTCGGTGCTCCTCTTATCTTGCACAAGCTCTAA